In a single window of the Venenivibrio stagnispumantis genome:
- the cas4 gene encoding CRISPR-associated protein Cas4: MMEEINFEELKVNGIKVNYYFICQRKLWLFDRKISMEDKSDKVLLGILLHEESYKRENAKEILIDNLISIDIVDNLNIREVKYSDKMEEADKMQILYYLYYLKRLGIEKKGIINYPKQKKKEYIELTPEYEKKIEEILAEINKILKKDKPPTVIDAPYCKKCAYYEFCYG; encoded by the coding sequence ATGATGGAAGAGATAAATTTTGAAGAGCTTAAAGTTAATGGAATAAAAGTTAATTATTATTTTATTTGTCAGAGGAAATTATGGCTTTTTGATAGGAAAATTTCTATGGAAGATAAATCTGATAAGGTTTTACTCGGTATTTTGCTTCATGAAGAAAGTTATAAAAGGGAAAATGCAAAGGAGATTTTAATAGATAATCTTATCTCTATTGATATAGTAGATAACCTTAATATAAGGGAAGTGAAATATTCGGACAAAATGGAAGAAGCAGATAAAATGCAGATTTTATATTATCTTTATTATCTTAAAAGACTTGGTATAGAAAAGAAAGGCATAATAAATTATCCAAAGCAGAAGAAAAAAGAATATATAGAGCTAACACCGGAATATGAAAAAAAGATAGAAGAAATTTTGGCAGAAATAAATAAAATTTTGAAAAAAGATAAGCCACCGACTGTTATAGATGCTCCTTATTGCAAAAAATGTGCATATTACGAATTTTGCTACGGGTGA
- the cas1b gene encoding type I-B CRISPR-associated endonuclease Cas1b — protein sequence MARRFYINSNGRIKRAENTIYFETEKDGEVIKKPLAINDIDSIHIFGEVDFNTKALNYLSQFDIPVHIYNYYGFYSGSFLPRKKNISGYLLVEQVKHHIDEGKRQYLAISFIEGAVHHILRNLRKNDINPKDYEDIEKELLPKIFKTKIPEELMAIEGNIRDRYYQLFNKIIKNDDFFMEKREKRPPTNPINALISFGNSVMYNTVLTEIYRTQLDPTISYLHSPQEKRFSLSLDLSEIFKTFIIDPIIFGLINTKQITKQDFDENLNYVYLNEEGRKKFLKAYEERLSKTIKHRKLKRNVSYGYLIRLECYKLIKHLIGDEEYKPFKAWW from the coding sequence ATGGCAAGAAGATTTTATATTAATTCAAATGGTAGAATAAAAAGAGCTGAAAATACTATATATTTTGAAACAGAAAAAGATGGTGAAGTAATAAAAAAACCACTTGCTATAAATGATATAGATTCTATACATATATTTGGCGAAGTGGATTTTAATACAAAAGCTTTAAATTATCTTTCTCAATTTGATATTCCGGTTCATATTTACAATTATTATGGATTTTATTCCGGAAGTTTTTTGCCAAGAAAGAAAAATATTTCCGGATATTTATTAGTTGAGCAGGTAAAACACCATATAGATGAAGGAAAAAGACAATATCTTGCAATAAGCTTTATAGAAGGAGCAGTCCATCATATTTTAAGAAATTTAAGGAAAAATGATATAAATCCAAAAGATTATGAAGATATAGAAAAAGAACTTTTACCGAAAATTTTTAAAACAAAAATACCGGAAGAATTAATGGCAATAGAAGGAAACATAAGAGATAGATATTATCAACTTTTCAATAAAATTATAAAAAATGATGATTTCTTTATGGAAAAAAGAGAAAAAAGGCCACCAACCAACCCTATAAATGCCTTAATCAGCTTTGGAAACTCTGTTATGTATAACACCGTCTTGACAGAAATTTATAGAACACAGCTTGACCCTACAATTAGCTATCTACACTCACCACAAGAAAAAAGATTTTCCTTGTCCTTAGATTTATCGGAAATTTTTAAAACATTTATAATAGACCCAATTATATTTGGTCTAATTAATACAAAACAGATAACAAAACAAGATTTTGATGAGAATTTAAATTATGTTTATCTAAATGAAGAAGGAAGAAAAAAATTTTTAAAGGCTTATGAAGAGAGATTATCAAAAACAATAAAACATAGAAAATTAAAGAGAAATGTATCTTATGGATATTTAATAAGATTAGAATGCTACAAGCTAATAAAACATCTTATAGGAGATGAAGAATATAAACCATTTAAAGCTTGGTGGTAA
- the cas2 gene encoding CRISPR-associated endonuclease Cas2, with translation MYVIITYDITDDKRLNKVRKILRKYLYWTQLSTFEGEISEGKLSKCMAEVNNVIEIKEDSVYVYKVENPKNLEKNVLGIEKGHIDNFL, from the coding sequence ATGTATGTGATTATCACTTATGATATAACCGATGATAAAAGGTTAAATAAGGTCAGAAAGATTTTAAGAAAATATCTTTATTGGACGCAACTTTCAACTTTTGAAGGTGAAATATCAGAGGGAAAACTTTCAAAATGCATGGCAGAAGTTAATAATGTTATAGAAATAAAAGAAGATAGTGTTTATGTTTATAAGGTAGAAAATCCGAAGAATTTAGAAAAAAATGTTTTAGGAATAGAAAAAGGTCATATAGACAATTTTTTATGA